One window of the Triticum dicoccoides isolate Atlit2015 ecotype Zavitan chromosome 3B, WEW_v2.0, whole genome shotgun sequence genome contains the following:
- the LOC119282118 gene encoding esterase PIR7B-like, which translates to MKSTQSNSSNSVRNHFILVHGLCHGAWCWYKVVAALEAAGHRVTAVDLAASGAHPARVDEVHSFEEYSRPLLDVLAAAPEGDGERLILVGHSHGGLSLALAMERFPGKVAAAVFAAAGMPCVGKHMGITTEEFMRRKSSEGLIDCKMLPINNNQGAGVAMIMGPDFLAHKNYQQSSPEDLALAKMLVRPGNLFMEDPAMKNASLLTDDNYGSVKKVYVVAKADGSSTEEMQRWMVMLSPGTEVEEIAGADHAIMSSRPRELCDALVKIANSLNTC; encoded by the exons ATGAAGAGCACTCagagcaacagcagcaacagcgtGAGGAACCATTTCATCCTGGTGCACGGCCTCTGCCACGGCGCGTGGTGCTGGTACAAGGTGGTCGCGGCGCTTGAGGCAGCGGGGCACCGCGTCACGGCAGTCGACCTCGCCGCTTCCGGCGCCCACCCGGCGCGCGTCGACGAGGTGCACTCGTTCGAGGAGTACTCGCGGCCGCTGCTCGACGTGCTGGCCGCGGCGCCGGAGGGTGACGGCGAGAGGCTGATTCTGGTCGGGCACAGCCATGGCGGGCTCAGCTTGGCACTAGCCATGGAGAGGTTCCCCGGCAAGGTCGCCGCCGCCGTGTTCGCAGCCGCCGGGATGCCGTGTGTTGGCAAGCACATGGGCATCACCACCGAGGAG TTCATGCGAAGAAAATCATCCGAAGGACTCATCGACTGCAAGATGCTGCCAATCAATAACAACCAGGGTGCGGGGGTTGCAATGATAATGGGCCCAGACTTCTTAGCACACAAGAACTACCAGCAAAGTTCACCTGAG GATTTGGCCCTGGCAAAAATGTTGGTGAGGCCAGGAAACCTGTTCATGGAGGATCCGGCGATGAAGAACGCAAGCCTACTCACCGATGACAACTACGGGTCGGTCAAGAAGGTATACGTGGTAGCCAAGGCTGATGGATCCAGCACCGAGGAGATGCAGCGTTGGATGGTGATGTTGAGCCCTGGCACGGAGGTCGAGGAGATCGCCGGAGCTGACCACGCCATCATGAGCTCGAGGCCTAGGGAACTCTGTGATGCTCTGGTCAAGATCGCCAATAGCTTAAATACTTGCTAA